A stretch of Pseudoliparis swirei isolate HS2019 ecotype Mariana Trench chromosome 14, NWPU_hadal_v1, whole genome shotgun sequence DNA encodes these proteins:
- the LOC130204517 gene encoding E3 ubiquitin-protein ligase TRIM63-like, which translates to MDIQTGPAGRGLGAMESLEQQLGCPICLDMFSKPVVILPCQHNLCRGCANDLYESKNPYHYSGGSFRCPTCRFEVVLDRHGVYGLQRNLLVENIIDMYKQQQESKRGVAEDPPPKDRDAEEPACPEHEGERINIYCVSCQAPTCSLCKVFGQHRDCEVSPLHAVYQSQKAELRAAVERLAAADGPVRALVAQTDAACERIRENGELRRRRLGESFDLLYATLEERKGHLLQRVDQEAQRRVAWLQSLAEQHRQRLQLGSRLREKLEQNLQTGGAAEFLLTAKQLQEEARQAAAEAPLQGPGPGYENMEHLRVDTQEAEGLLASMDFRTRPVHGEEDQ; encoded by the coding sequence ATGGACATCCAGACGGGTCCGGCGGGCCGAGGTCTGGGCGCCATGGAGAGCCTGGAGCAGCAGCTCGGCTGCCCCATCTGCCTGGACATGTTCAGCAAGCCCGTGGTCATCCTGCCCTGCCAGCACAACTTGTGCCGCGGCTGCGCCAACGACCTCTACGAGTCCAAGAACCCCTACCACTACTCCGGGGGCAGCTTCCGCTGCCCCACCTGCCGCTTCGAGGTGGTGCTGGACCGACACGGCGTGTACGGGCTGCAGAGGAACCTGCTGGTGGAGAACATCATCGACATGtacaagcagcagcaggagagcaaaAGGGGCGTCGCCGAGGACCCGCCGCCGAAGGACCGGGACGCCGAGGAGCCGGCGTGCCCGGAGCACGAGGGCGAGCGCATCAACATCTACTGCGTGAGCTGCCAGGCGCCCACCTGCTCCCTGTGCAAGGTGTTCGGCCAGCACCGGGACTGCGAGGTGTCGCCGCTGCACGCCGTCTACCAGAGCCAGAAGGCCGAGCTGCGCGCCGCCGTGGAGCGGCTCGCTGCCGCCGACGGCCCGGTGCGGGCGCTCGTGGCGCAGACGGACGCCGCCTGCGAGCGGATCCGGGAGAACGGCGAGCTGCGGCGGAGGCGGCTCGGCGAGAGCTTCGACCTGCTGTACGCCACCCTGGAGGAGCGCAAAGGCCACCTCCTGCAGCGCGTGGACCAGGAGGCGCAGCGCAGGGTGGCCTGGCTCCAGAGCCTGGCGGAGCAGCACCGGCAGCGGCTGCAGCTCGGCAGCCGGCTGCgggagaagctggagcagaaCCTGCAGACCGGCGGCGCCGCGGAGTTCCTGCTCACCGCcaagcagctgcaggaggaggcccGGCAGGCCGCCGCGGAGGCCCCGCTGCAGGGGCCCGGACCGGGCTACGAGAACATGGAGCACCTGAGGGTGGACACCCAGGAGGCGGAGGGGCTGCTCGCCAGCATGGACTTTAGGACAAGACCGGTTCATGGCGAGGAAGACCAGTAG